The Panicum virgatum strain AP13 chromosome 5K, P.virgatum_v5, whole genome shotgun sequence genome has a window encoding:
- the LOC120709821 gene encoding G-type lectin S-receptor-like serine/threonine-protein kinase At2g19130, giving the protein MKWSSCLAFLVWHSGAQAVDGIVVPFCCGFILHPREVKQMIRRTLVAWMLLSKRKRRLEKIANQKGSSLQVYSYSELRTATNNFSERLGGGGFGTVYRGVVNGRTQIQVAVKKLEGLRQGDKQFRTEVNTLGLIQHVNLVRLVGFCSSGGDEKMLVYEYMPNGSLDSYLFRCSLCPSWHDRYGIMLGIARGLSYLHEGCRERIIHCDIKPENILLDKDLCPKIADFGMAKLVGRDFSRVLTTMRGTIGYLAPEWISGLPISAKADVYSFGMVVFEIISGRRNAESYADGDGDGTEAGAAGQHPPTFFPVWAAARVVEGDTVAVADPRLRGDLVEGELERACRIACWCIQDQEEHWPTMAQVVQAREGFVDVSVPPVPRALQHLATLT; this is encoded by the exons ATGAAGTGGAGCTCGTGCTTGGCTTTCTTGGTGTGGCACTCCGGCGCTCAAGCCGTCGATGGGATTGTGGTGCCCTTCTGCTGTGGCTTCATTTTGCACCCGAGGGAGGTGAAGCAGATGATTCGGAGAA CACTAGTAGCGTGGATGCTACTATCAAAGAGGAAACGCCGACTCGAGAAAATCGCAAATCAGAAGGGATCCTCCCTGCAAGTTTACAGCTACAGCGAGCTCCGCACCGCTACCAACAACTTCTCCGAGCGGCTGGGCGGCGGAGGTTTCGGCACGGTATACCGCGGCGTCGTGAACGGGCGCACCCAAATCCAAGTGGCTGTCAAGAAACTAGAGGGCCTTCGGCAGGGCGACAAGCAGTTCCGGACGGAGGTGAACACTCTTGGGCTCATCCAGCACGTCAACCTCGTCAGGCTAGTCGGATTCTGCTCCTCCGGTGGCGACGAGAAGATGCTAGTCTACGAGTACATGCCCAATGGCTCCCTCGACTCCTACCTCTTCAGGTGCAGCTTGTGCCCGAGCTGGCACGACCGCTACGGCATCATGCTCGGCATCGCCAGGGGACTGTCCTACCTGCACGAGGGCTGCCGCGAGCGCATCATACACTGCGACATCAAGCCCGAGAACATACTGTTGGATAAGGACTTGTGCCCGAAGATCGCCGACTTCGGGATGGCGAAGCTGGTGGGGAGGGACTTCAGCCGGGTCTTGACGACGATGCGGGGCACCATTGGGTACCTCGCCCCCGAGTGGATCTCCGGGCTGCCGATCAGCGCCAAGGCGGACGTGTACAGCTTCGGGATGGTGGTCTTCGAGATCATCTCGGGGCGGCGCAACGCCGAGAGCtacgccgacggcgacggcgatggcaCCGAGGCAGGGGCAGCAGGGCAACACCCGCCCACGTTCTTTCCGGTCTGGGCCGCAGCGCGTGTGGTGGAAGGGGACACGGTCGCCGTGGCGGACCCACGGCTGCGCGGCGACCTCGTCGAGGGGGAGCTAGAGCGCGCCTGCCGGATAGCGTGCTGGTGCATCCAGGACCAGGAGGAGCACTGGCCGACCATGGCGCAGGTCGTGCAGGCGCGGGAGGGCTTCGTCGACGTCTCCGTGCCGCCAGTGCCCCGTGCACTCCAGCACCTCGCGACACTTACATAA